A part of Anser cygnoides isolate HZ-2024a breed goose chromosome 15, Taihu_goose_T2T_genome, whole genome shotgun sequence genomic DNA contains:
- the SMIM10L3 gene encoding salivary gland specific protein SAGSIN1, with amino-acid sequence MAAALSALAARLSQSAVARSYGVFCKGLTRTLLIFFDLAWKLRINFPYLYIVASMMLNVRLQVHIEIH; translated from the exons ATGGCGGCGGCGCTGTCCGCCCtggctgccaggctctcccAGTCGGCCGTGGCCAGGTCGTACGGCGTGTTCTGCAAGGGGCTGACCAGGACCCTCCTCATCTTCTTCGACCTGGCCTGGAAGCTCCGCATCAACTTCCCGTACCTCTACATCGTAGCCTCCATGATGCTCAACGTGCGGCTGCAG GTCCATATTGAGATCCACTGA